CTGACCTCAAAGCCAGCCGCCGTGAACATGCCTCGCAGAGTATTGTAATTATGTACGATACGGTGGGACGCCGCCGGATGGTCCAGGGGACCCGGTCCCCCGATCTGTACTATTCTTTGATAAGTTTCATCCGGGAAATACCCATCCGGCACTGCACAGCGGATATACCCGCCAGGTGCCAGATACGAATAGCAGGTTCGTGCCGCCTGTATCCCCTCCTCATACGTCAGATGCTCCCAGACATGCTCCGCAAGGATGGCTAGTATAGAGCTTTTCTTGAACCTGACAGTCCACTGTTCTTCTTGCAAAAGATTAAGCTCCCTCTCCTCCGTATGCAGCCATCCCTGGTTATGCCGGCTTCCGCCGCTCCCAATCACCACTTTTAACTGTTCATCCATCAAGATCACTCCTTGTTCGTTACATCCACTATCTGGTATTTATTCTAAGCTTCATTACGCAGATCTGGAATGCAGCGATGTGAGGAGGATATGGAGTTATGTGACTTTCAATTTAGCAAATATTATTCAGACTGTCATTGATAATGGTTATCATTTAAAATGAGAAGTAGACAGATAACGGAGGGGAATCAAGCATCATGCACATCAGCAATCAATTATTGCTTTGGGATCAGGCTGCAATTAAGCTGCTCGATATCCGGCAGAAGGAGTTAGCGCGAGGCGAAGTTCTTCCTCCATTTATAATACCTGCCAATCTATTTTTGCTTTCGGTACAAGGAAGCGCACAAGTTCAGGCAGACCAGGCTGAGTTTGCTTGTACAGGATTTCAACTTTTGCATTGCGGCGAAGGGACAACCCTAAGCATCGTTCCCGTAAACGGCAAATTTATTTACTATATCATTTATTACAAATCCTTGCTTCATGAAGCGAATCCTTTTCAAGAGCAGTATTGTTTCAGCCCTAAGGCTCCTCTTTCACTGTATAACAAAATTCAGCAGATGCATCAGAAATGGGATCAGCCGGAAGAGCGTCTTCATGTAAAAGCACTTTTTTACCAGTTCGTTCATCTGACATTAAAGGAATTGCGCCTGCAAGAGCATGAGACTGAGGGCAGAACCACTTCTGTTGCTGTGCAGGTAATCACTTATATCCAGGAGCATTATGCGGAACCTATTACCTTAGATTCACTTGCGGAAGTGTTCAAATTCAGTGCTTATCACCTGTCATCCTTATTTAAGGAGCATACCGGCATCAGTCCGATAGATTACTTAATCCGCTACCGGCTTGACCTTGCATCAGAGCTTCTAATGACAACAAATGCTTCTGTCGGGGAAATTGCGGCGAGCGTCGGGTATAAAGACGTGTATTATTTCAGCAGGATTTATAAAAAACGAAAGGGTGTATCCCCTGCTCATCATAGAAATAGGGAGCTGAAGCAGCATAAAGTTGCTGAAAGTCCATTAAACATCCCCACATCCTCTATTTCTGATACGGGTGCTGATCTGTATATTAATAATGATAATCATTATCATAATACGGACAAAGGGGATATACATATGTTTAAATCAAAACCAAGCAGATCTGTGGCCATGGCTGCAATCCTGCTGTGCGGCTCCATGCTGATCAGTGCTTGCTCCAACGGGACGAACACAGCGGCGAAGGATTCAAGCAGCGGGAACAATAACGTAAATCAGGCAACTCCGGCTGCCACACAAGAAAGTCCGAAGACGCGGATCGTAACCACTCCAAGAGGAGACATTGAAGTGCCCGCAGAGCCGGTAAAAGTCGCGGCAGACCAATATATGGGCCATTTATTGAAACTGGGCATTGTCCCTGTCGGGGCAAGAACGTTCATGCTCGACGAAGGCTGGATGGACAAGGCGGAGATTCCCCAAGAAACACTCGAAAGAATCGAAGATCTGGGGGAATTCCCGATGAATCTGGAGAAATTAACCATGCTGGAGCCAGACCTCATTATCGGTTCCATCGAAGATTACGTTGACCAATACGAGAAAATTGGCACCACTGTTTTTCTGCCATACTGGGAAGAGTTGTCAACCGCCGGACCACTTGATAAATTCAGAAGCGTAGCCGCGATATTCGGAAAAGAGCAGCAGGCAGAGGATTGGATTGCGGAATACGAACAGAAGGTTGTTGAAGCAAAGTCAAAGGTATTTAACGTCATTAAGGAAGGGGAGACGGTATCGATCGTTCAGTTTGCCGAAAAAACAGTATATGTGTTAGCAGCCACGGGCGGAAATTATGGTTCCTCCACTATCTACGAAATGCTGCAGCTGCCTCCAACAGAAAGTGCCTTACATATGAAAGAGGGGTTCGAATCGATCTCACTTGAGGTGCTTCCTGAATATTTAGGTGATTATATCTTTGTATATAATGGCGATGCTGAGATTACGAGCCAAGCAATGGAAAGTGATATATGGAAAAGTGTGCCTGCCGTGAAGAAGGGGAAAGTATTTTTATACGGGGATAATTATCATGATGAATTTGTCATGGAGGACCCCTATTCTTTGGAGCAGCAGCTGGATACGGTTGTGAACTTGTTACTGGGGACGGATAAATAATTAGACCAACAAGCAGTTGTGTTAAAAAAATTGTATCTTCGCATCCCGCTTAAACAACGGTCCGTTCGCGGAGCGTCCTCACCATGAGCTGACGTATCTCTAACTCAAAAACAAGGGGTGTCTCATGCAGCCAGTTTATGGCTTTTGAGACACCCCTTTTCGCATTCCATTTCGCTTCCTAAAATCCCCTACGCCTTACTCCCCGCCCGCCAACTCAGCGCCGTCTATGAACTCGGCAATACTCAGCTTGCGGCCTGTCCGCGCACTCTCCAGAGCGCCCAGCACCATGGCCATGCTGTAGCGGTTATCGCGGCAATCCGTCTCGGCCGGACGGCCTTCGGCCAGCGAACGGAACATTTCATCGAGGCAGCCCTGGTGAAAGGTCTCCTCCATCTGTACCTCCGGCGCTTCCAGCCGCCCATATTCATGGAGGAACTGGCCGGAGTGTTCACTCCCGGCACTAATCACCTCGGCATACGGCAGATCCCGTCCATCCCAGATCGCAGCTCCCTTTTCACCCTGCACCCGCCATGAAGCTTCCCAGGAGGTAGGCGCGCCTTCCGCACACCAGGAGCCTTGATAGCAGAACACGGAGCCGTCCGACATTTCAAAAATACAGACCGCCGCCGCATTCCCCGCATACCACGATCCCGGCGGATTGAACTCCTGGCAATACACGCTTACCGGATCAGCGCCGCTGATATAGCGGGCCTGATCGAAAGTGTGGATCGCCATATCCAGCAGCAGCGGGCTGTCCATCGCATCCCGGAAACCGCCGAAATGCGGAGCCAGGAAGAAATTCGCGCTGATAGAGCCTGTCCGCCCTATCACCCCTGACGTTATCAGCTCCCGCAATGAGCGGATGCGCGGATCATACCGGCGGTTCTGCATCACCGCATGGCTTCTGCCGGTACGTTCAGCGATATTAACGATTGAATTGCACTGCTCCATCGTCTCTGCCAGCGGCTTTTCTGCGAATACATGGCACCCGGCCTCAAGCGCACTGCTGGCAATACTGTAATGGCTGGCGGGTACCGTCACATCAAATACCAGATTAGCCGCCGTACCCGAAATCGCCTGTTCCACATCAGTAAATACCGGGCAAGTAAGCCCGTGCTTCTCTGCCATGGCCAGAGCGGACTCCCGCCGGATATCCACGAGCGCTACAATCTCTATTCTATCAGCGTGCTTCAGAGCATAGCTGATCCACTCATTAGCCATAGCCCCGCAGCCCGCCACAACCACACGATATCCTGCTGTCATCACTCTTTCCTCCAATTACACCGGGTTCGGGATGAAGCTGCCGCCCCGGCAGGTTTTGAGATAATTCAGTGCATGGACCTGACCGGTCATCTCCAGATCGTCACGGTATACAGGGTCATGCCAGCCTTCAATATCAATCGTGCCCTTGTATCCGGCTTGGCGGAGAATTGAGATCACATCTGTCCAGTTCGTATCCCCGAAGCCCGGCGTACGGTGCCACACATACGGCTGAGGTCCGTGGATTCCGTATTCCTTGATAATATCCCAGGCGATGGTGGCGTCCTTACCGTGGACATGGAAGATCTTATCCGTCCATTTGCGCAGCTGCGGGATCGGGTCAATCAGCTGCACCATCTGGTGGCAGGGCTCCCATTCCAGGCCGAGATTATCGGCATTCACCGCGTTGAACATTTTCTCCCAGGCCGTAGGGTTATGCGCAATATTCCAGTCCCCCTTCTGCCAGTTCCCATCCATCGAGCAATTCTCAAAAGCGATCTTGACCCCGCGCTCCGCCGCCCGCTTCGACAGCTCACCGAACACCTCCGCGAACTTCGGAATCGACTCATCTATAGATACACCTGGCAGACGTCCGGTGAAGCCGGAGACCAGATCCGTCCCGAACAAATGGGCATGATCGATCAGCCGTTCCCAGCTGGCAACCGTATCCGAATTGTCACCTGTCCCTGTAAGCGGATTCCCGAATATGCCGACTGAAGAAATCGTGAAATCATGCTCCGCAGCCAGTTCACGCACCCGTGCCGCTGTTTCCGCCAAATCAGTAGTTCCTGTAGTCTGCCAAAAGGTTAAGCTGAAGGATTCGAATCCATGTCCAATAATCTGCGGAATGACTCTGACCGCATCCCCGCCGCCAACCAGCGTTCCGATTCTCATGGTGTCTTGCATCTTGTATACCACTCCAATATTGGTTTATAGTTAGATCAACAACCCAAGTATATCTGTCATTTCACGTAAAATCTCTACTTATCTTGTGCTAAACTAGCTGAATCTTGCGGGAGTTGAATAAAGATGAACTATCCGAAGGAACTTAAGGAATATCCAAGGCTGGAAGAGAAAACGTATCCGTTCCGTCTCTTCTTCAACAACTGCCGGGAGGTATCTCCTGAGCAGAACATCCTGTTTCTGCACTGGCATGAGCATTTCGAGATCATCATTATGCGCGAAGGCCAGGCCATTTTTCATGTGGACAGCAAGCCTTATGAGGCCGGGCCGGGGGATGTTCTGATGGTGCCCTCCGGCGGGCTTCATGTCGGCTATAGCCAGTGCAGCGGAGACCTGTCGTATGTCTCCATTGTGTTCCATGCCTCGCTGTTCAAGGACCGGAACCAGGATTCCCAGCATGAGCAATTCGTAGCTCCGTACCTTAATAATCTGAATCAATTCCCGGTCATGCCTGCCGCCCAGCAGCCGGAATGCGCCGCGTATTATCATTTGCTGGAGCGTGTGATTGCCGAAGTGGAGGCCAAGCAGCCGGCTTTTCAGCTCGTGGTGAAGAATCAGCTGCACCTGTTCTTTACCCTGATGTCCCGGGCCTTCCCGGCCCGGCAACGCAGCGAGCGGGAGCACAGCGAACGCCATTCGATCCACCGGGAGCGCTTCAAGCCGCTGCTGGAGCACCTGGAGAACCACGCCGATCAGAAGATGTCGATTGAGGCCGCTGCCCGTTTCGTGAATTTGAACCCTTTTCATTTCTGCAAAACCTTCAAGAAGCTCACCGGCCGGACGTTCATCGATTATGTGAATTTCTGCAGAATGGATGAGGCGCAGCGGCTGCTGCTGGAGACGGACCTGACGGTTACCGAGATCTCAGGCCGGGTCGGCTGTGACAATCCGAATTACTTCACTAAGCTGTACAAGCAGTACAAAGGCTTAACCCCTTCCCAGGCGCGGAAGCAGGAGTAAATCCAAGTGCGAGCTCCGGCCAACCATCAGGCTTACGTGGCGCGCACGCCACTCCCGGTCCAATTGTAATCGGTTTTCCGACTACATTCCGTCCGTGCGCCGCTCCCGGTCCAATTGTGATCGGTTTTCCGACTACATTTGGCGCGCACGCCGCTCCCGGTCCAATTGTGATCGGTTTTTCGACTACATTTCGTCCGTGCGCCACTCCCGGTCCAATTGTAATCGGTTTTCCGACTACATTCCGTCCGTGCGCCGCTCCCGGTCCAATTGTGATCGGTTTTCCGACTACATTTGGCGCGCACGGGTAGCGTCAAGAAGTTTGTGTAAGAGAGTAGAAGTACCTCCCCCGGGTTACGGGTTGGGGTGCAGTGTTTCTGGGGGGAGGGGGAACCCCGACCCCCAGAAACTGGATTTCTCTGCTACGCCTCTTCCGGTGCGGGTAAAGAGGGGTAGCGTGTTTCGAATAGCTCTTTTAGCTTCTTTTTAACGGCATCCATGCCAAAGCCTTGGGCGACCCGCCCTGCATGACGTTCATTGTATTCCAGCATCTCCAGGTACACGATTTTCTCTGCCGCATCCATGTTCGTCAGACTGTTCATCGGTTTCAGACGCTTGCGGATTTCCTTGTTCATCCGTTCGATGGGGTTCGACGTGTAGATCGCTTTACGGATCGATTCCGGATACTTGTAGAACGTCAGGAGTGTGGATAACTGTTCCTCCCAGGACCTCATTTCCTTCGGATATAGCTTGTTCCACTTCGCTTTGACCGTATCAAAGTTAGCCCGGGCTACCACTTCATCCGGTGCGGTATATACGGTTTTCAACGCTTCAAGGACATCAGTTTTGTGCTCCATCCGGATTTTAGGGAACGTGGCCCGCACTTTGTGCACTACGCAATGCTGTACATCTGCCTGAGGATAGGTCTCTTTAAACGCCGCATCCAGCCCCGGTAGTCCGTCAAACACACCCAGCAGGACTTCCTGCGCTCCGCGGTCGTACAGGTCTTTGAGTACCTCCCGCCAGCCATTCGAACTCTCTTGGCCGCCCACGTAAAACCCGAGAATTTGACGCTGTCCCTCCTCGTCAATCCCCATCGCAAAGTAGACCACTTCGCCACGGACCGTGCCCCGTTTCAGCTTCACGTACAGCCCATCCAAGTAGATCACGGAGTACCGTTTGCTCAGGGGCCGTTTCTGCCACTGGTGGATATCGTCCAGCACCGTAGCCGTAATATTGCTGACCGTGGTGGGGGAGTAGTGGCTGCCAAACATACTTTCAATGAACCGGGCCACATCCCGCGTGCCCATGCCCGATTTATACATTTGGATGACAGCCTCTTCTAACCATCCGTCCCGCCGCTGGTACGGCTCAAACATCTGCGTTTGGAAAAGGCTTTGGCGGTCCCGGGGCACCTGAAGATCCTCGATATGGCCGTATTTCGTGTGCAAGTCTCGCGTATAATAGCCGTTGCGACTATTACTGGCACCCGATTCTTCACTGTCCATAAACCCCTGGATTTCGGCGCGCAACAGGCGTTCCATGTTGTCTTTCACAAAATCTTTAACAAGTTTTTCAAATAGATTATTCAGAGAACTTTCGGGTAAAATATTCATTGGTAGGGTTCCTCCTTGGTGGTTTCGCAATCCCGAGGATACCCTACTTTTTTGGTGTCTGACTAGACTCCAAATCTTGGTACACAACTTACTTTACGCCATCCGCGCACGCCGCTCCCGGTCCAATTGTGATCGGTTTTTCGACTACATTTCGTCCGTGCGCCACTCCCGGTCCAATTGTGGTCGGTTTAATACGAAAATAAAAGTACCGGAAAATGCGCAGCAGAACGGGTTTTGACAAAAAAAGACCCACCGCCCCAAAAAAACGTTTCGTTTTTTTTGAAAAAGGGAAGACTATTGGATAGGATTTAATTGCACGCTATATCCTAACTGCTGGATATAGTTCACGTACCTATCTAACGTGTTTTTCTTGGACGTCTCATCGCCTAGTGAGACGTCTATTTCTTGGTATGACCTCTTCTCCCGCATCAGGGCATGGAGGATTCGAATCAGCAAATGCGCGGTGGCGACGTTTGCTTTTTTATCGCCTCTTCTCTTACGTATTCGTCGAAAAAATTGGCCGATCCGGTTCGAGGAGCGAGAGTTCGCCCAAGCCGCCTGACACAAGGCCCCTTTCAGATGCTTGTTCCCTTGCATCGTTTTTGACTTTCTTCGCTTTCCCGCGCTTTCGTTGTTCCCTGGACACACCCCCGCCCATGATGCAAACTGCGCATCACTCGGGAACATTTCCGCGACATGCGGCCCCACTTCGGCAAAGATGGTCACGGCAGACGTCCGCTCAATTCCTGGAATGGAGTCAATTTGTTCAATCACCTCCAGGTACGGTTCTGCCTTCGCCTCGATTCGAGCTTCCAGCTCCGTGATCCTTTTCTCCAAATAGACCAAGTGGTCCCAGTGGTCTCGAATCATCTCGCGGTGATGACGGCGCAACTTGCCATTGAGCGCGTCTAGCAACTGCGGAACTTTCTTTTTCAAACGGGTTTTGACCAGGTTTTTAACGGTCCCTTCGTCGATGACCTCGCCGTCCATGATCTTCTGGAGCAGGCCCCGTCCCGAAACCCCATATAGATCGGACATAAAGGTGGTTAGCTTAATGTTGGCATCCTGCAGGATTTTGTGAATGCGGTTTTTCTCCGCCGTCACCGCCTGCACCATCTTACTCCGGTAACGGGTCAAGTCTCGCAAATCCCGGATGTCTTGTTCGGGCACCATACTGCCTTCAATGAGCCCGCAACGGTGCAATTGCGCTAACCAGCGCGCATCTTGCATGTCACTTTTTCGACCCGGCGTATTCTTTACCCGCTGGGCGTTGGCCAAGACCAGATCACAACTGCCCTCTAAGATGTTCCATACCGGTTTCCATAACACGCCCGTACTCTCCATCACCACCTCCCGACAGCCTTGTTCACTCAGCCAATCTTGCAGGCCTAGCAATTCTTTGGTTGTCGTCCCAAAGGTTTTCAGGTGACATTGGGGTTTCTGTTCGATCGGTCCTTTCAACACGCAGGCCACAACGGTTTCCTGGTGCACGTCCAGACCGGCGCAACACATACGTACAGCATCCATTCCAATCATCCTCCATCGTCAGCTTACAAATCATGCGCTCGAGTGAGTGTAATTTAATACACGTACTTTTGGGGGCTACAATAGGCGATGCTCGAAAAGCGCAATAGAACAGTTTTTCGCACGGGGTGTATCCCAGTAACCGTTTCCGCCCTTTGATTTGTATATGTAGTGTTGACGACTACAGCCTCTTTTAGAATGGATGCGACGGATGCCACCCACTTATTTTCATTCCTGGGGGTGACAAGGTCTCTGTCTTGTCATGCCTGTTTTTCGACTACATTTCGTCCGTGCGCCACTCCCGGTCCAATTGTGGTCGGTTTTTCGACTACATTTGGCGCGCACGCCACTCCCGGTCCAATTGTAATCGGTTTTCCGACTACATTCCGTCCGTGCGCCGCTCCCGGTCCAATTGTGGTCGGTTTTTCGACTACATTTGGCTCGCACGCCGCTCCCGGTCCAATTGTGATCGGTTTTTCGACTACATTTCGTCCGTGCGCCACTCCCGGTCCAATTGTGATCGGTTTTCCGACTACATTCCGTCCGTGCGCCGCTCCCGGTCCAATTGTGGTCGGTTTTTCGACTACAACCAGCTAACAGGCCCATCCCCCCTGGCAGCCAAAAAAACACCGCAGGCCATCAAGCAGCCGGCGGTGTTTCCCTGTCTTCAGCTTACATCTCAGATATCTGTACCCAACGCCGCTGCTCAATTGAACGCTCGACCGCTTCCAGCACCGCCTGGCATTTCACGCCGTCGTTGAAGTTCGGCACCGGCTGCCGCCCTTCCTCAATGGCATTCGACAGCTCCAGCATCTCATGAATGAAGGTATGCTCGAACCCGATCGTATGGCCCGGCGGCCACCACGCTTCCGCATAGTCATGGGACGGATCGGTGGCCAGCACCCGGCGGAAGCCCTGCACATCCTCGTCATCCGAGGTCAGGTAGACCTCAAGCTCATTCATCCGTTCAAAATCAAACTTCACACTGCCTAGGCTGCCGTTAATCTCGAAGGAATTGGTCGAACGGTGTCCGGCTGCGAAGCGTGTCGCCTCGAAGCTGCCCAGCGCACCGCTGCTGAAGCGGGCCAGGAACAGTGTGGCATCGTCCACGGTTACCGGACCGCGCGGCGCATCCTTGCCCGCCTTGGCACTCAGTCCAGTCATCTCCGTTGCCAGCGGGCGCTCCTTGACGAAGGTCTCGCTCATGCCGATAACCTCCTCTACATCTCCGACCAGGAAATGAGCCAGATCAATCAGATGCGCCCCCAGATCACCATGCGAGCCTGAGCCTGCAACCTCCTTCTGGAGACGCCAGACCAGCGGGAATTCCGGATCGAGAATCCAGTCTTGCAGGAACCACGCGCGGAAATGATAGATTGTGCCCAGCCGGCCGCTCTCAATCAGCCGCTTCGCCAGCCGGACCGCCGGGGAGAAACGGTAGTTGAAGCCAATCATATGCGCAATTCCCGCCTTTTCGGCAGCCGCAAGCATCTCACGAGAATCCTCCAGATTCAGGGCCAGCGGCTTCT
The window above is part of the Paenibacillus sp. FSL H8-0048 genome. Proteins encoded here:
- a CDS encoding class I SAM-dependent methyltransferase → MDEQLKVVIGSGGSRHNQGWLHTEERELNLLQEEQWTVRFKKSSILAILAEHVWEHLTYEEGIQAARTCYSYLAPGGYIRCAVPDGYFPDETYQRIVQIGGPGPLDHPAASHRIVHNYNTLRGMFTAAGFEVRLLEYCDESGHFHYNHWDEEGGFIYRSRRFDHRNTEERLGFVSLIVDAVKR
- a CDS encoding AraC family transcriptional regulator, which encodes MHISNQLLLWDQAAIKLLDIRQKELARGEVLPPFIIPANLFLLSVQGSAQVQADQAEFACTGFQLLHCGEGTTLSIVPVNGKFIYYIIYYKSLLHEANPFQEQYCFSPKAPLSLYNKIQQMHQKWDQPEERLHVKALFYQFVHLTLKELRLQEHETEGRTTSVAVQVITYIQEHYAEPITLDSLAEVFKFSAYHLSSLFKEHTGISPIDYLIRYRLDLASELLMTTNASVGEIAASVGYKDVYYFSRIYKKRKGVSPAHHRNRELKQHKVAESPLNIPTSSISDTGADLYINNDNHYHNTDKGDIHMFKSKPSRSVAMAAILLCGSMLISACSNGTNTAAKDSSSGNNNVNQATPAATQESPKTRIVTTPRGDIEVPAEPVKVAADQYMGHLLKLGIVPVGARTFMLDEGWMDKAEIPQETLERIEDLGEFPMNLEKLTMLEPDLIIGSIEDYVDQYEKIGTTVFLPYWEELSTAGPLDKFRSVAAIFGKEQQAEDWIAEYEQKVVEAKSKVFNVIKEGETVSIVQFAEKTVYVLAATGGNYGSSTIYEMLQLPPTESALHMKEGFESISLEVLPEYLGDYIFVYNGDAEITSQAMESDIWKSVPAVKKGKVFLYGDNYHDEFVMEDPYSLEQQLDTVVNLLLGTDK
- a CDS encoding Gfo/Idh/MocA family protein, which produces MTAGYRVVVAGCGAMANEWISYALKHADRIEIVALVDIRRESALAMAEKHGLTCPVFTDVEQAISGTAANLVFDVTVPASHYSIASSALEAGCHVFAEKPLAETMEQCNSIVNIAERTGRSHAVMQNRRYDPRIRSLRELITSGVIGRTGSISANFFLAPHFGGFRDAMDSPLLLDMAIHTFDQARYISGADPVSVYCQEFNPPGSWYAGNAAAVCIFEMSDGSVFCYQGSWCAEGAPTSWEASWRVQGEKGAAIWDGRDLPYAEVISAGSEHSGQFLHEYGRLEAPEVQMEETFHQGCLDEMFRSLAEGRPAETDCRDNRYSMAMVLGALESARTGRKLSIAEFIDGAELAGGE
- a CDS encoding sugar phosphate isomerase/epimerase family protein, which translates into the protein MQDTMRIGTLVGGGDAVRVIPQIIGHGFESFSLTFWQTTGTTDLAETAARVRELAAEHDFTISSVGIFGNPLTGTGDNSDTVASWERLIDHAHLFGTDLVSGFTGRLPGVSIDESIPKFAEVFGELSKRAAERGVKIAFENCSMDGNWQKGDWNIAHNPTAWEKMFNAVNADNLGLEWEPCHQMVQLIDPIPQLRKWTDKIFHVHGKDATIAWDIIKEYGIHGPQPYVWHRTPGFGDTNWTDVISILRQAGYKGTIDIEGWHDPVYRDDLEMTGQVHALNYLKTCRGGSFIPNPV
- a CDS encoding helix-turn-helix transcriptional regulator codes for the protein MNYPKELKEYPRLEEKTYPFRLFFNNCREVSPEQNILFLHWHEHFEIIIMREGQAIFHVDSKPYEAGPGDVLMVPSGGLHVGYSQCSGDLSYVSIVFHASLFKDRNQDSQHEQFVAPYLNNLNQFPVMPAAQQPECAAYYHLLERVIAEVEAKQPAFQLVVKNQLHLFFTLMSRAFPARQRSEREHSERHSIHRERFKPLLEHLENHADQKMSIEAAARFVNLNPFHFCKTFKKLTGRTFIDYVNFCRMDEAQRLLLETDLTVTEISGRVGCDNPNYFTKLYKQYKGLTPSQARKQE
- a CDS encoding IS256 family transposase — encoded protein: MNILPESSLNNLFEKLVKDFVKDNMERLLRAEIQGFMDSEESGASNSRNGYYTRDLHTKYGHIEDLQVPRDRQSLFQTQMFEPYQRRDGWLEEAVIQMYKSGMGTRDVARFIESMFGSHYSPTTVSNITATVLDDIHQWQKRPLSKRYSVIYLDGLYVKLKRGTVRGEVVYFAMGIDEEGQRQILGFYVGGQESSNGWREVLKDLYDRGAQEVLLGVFDGLPGLDAAFKETYPQADVQHCVVHKVRATFPKIRMEHKTDVLEALKTVYTAPDEVVARANFDTVKAKWNKLYPKEMRSWEEQLSTLLTFYKYPESIRKAIYTSNPIERMNKEIRKRLKPMNSLTNMDAAEKIVYLEMLEYNERHAGRVAQGFGMDAVKKKLKELFETRYPSLPAPEEA
- a CDS encoding IS110 family transposase, with the translated sequence MDAVRMCCAGLDVHQETVVACVLKGPIEQKPQCHLKTFGTTTKELLGLQDWLSEQGCREVVMESTGVLWKPVWNILEGSCDLVLANAQRVKNTPGRKSDMQDARWLAQLHRCGLIEGSMVPEQDIRDLRDLTRYRSKMVQAVTAEKNRIHKILQDANIKLTTFMSDLYGVSGRGLLQKIMDGEVIDEGTVKNLVKTRLKKKVPQLLDALNGKLRRHHREMIRDHWDHLVYLEKRITELEARIEAKAEPYLEVIEQIDSIPGIERTSAVTIFAEVGPHVAEMFPSDAQFASWAGVCPGNNESAGKRRKSKTMQGNKHLKGALCQAAWANSRSSNRIGQFFRRIRKRRGDKKANVATAHLLIRILHALMREKRSYQEIDVSLGDETSKKNTLDRYVNYIQQLGYSVQLNPIQ
- a CDS encoding Gfo/Idh/MocA family protein, with the translated sequence MKQLRIGMIGYKFMGKAHSNAYRSLPMFFPKAVKPQMSVICGRNEEAVTEAAAQLGWSESVTDWKELIARSDIDLVDINAPSNAHKEIALAAAAAGKHIFCEKPLALNLEDSREMLAAAEKAGIAHMIGFNYRFSPAVRLAKRLIESGRLGTIYHFRAWFLQDWILDPEFPLVWRLQKEVAGSGSHGDLGAHLIDLAHFLVGDVEEVIGMSETFVKERPLATEMTGLSAKAGKDAPRGPVTVDDATLFLARFSSGALGSFEATRFAAGHRSTNSFEINGSLGSVKFDFERMNELEVYLTSDDEDVQGFRRVLATDPSHDYAEAWWPPGHTIGFEHTFIHEMLELSNAIEEGRQPVPNFNDGVKCQAVLEAVERSIEQRRWVQISEM